One Mailhella massiliensis DNA segment encodes these proteins:
- a CDS encoding MFS transporter, whose translation MRSRSFSYACLLFAALCGAYFLVFFQRLSLGVIMPELAAELQLAPAMTGWLGSAFLYAYAATQIPAGLMVDGWGPRRTMLLLFGLGGVGGILFASAEGAGQAFAGRALVGMGMAVVTTASFKIMSRWFREGIYARLVSIFMAVGGLGTFFAAAPLASLSAGFGWRPVFWFIAVFSLFWGAVLFFLVKDAPSPAQRRELGLPDDAAPSAPSAAERGPGAFRVLFSSRQYRLVVLWYLTGASLFFSFAGLWAGDYYRNVHHLSAESTGALLSLGALSLVIGTPAGAWLSDRLHSRKIVLAAGSLCATASSLSLCFCPAPLPVWALWLQFGGICIAGNATASVVFTAAREALPSSVLGLSTSMLSFSIFACTACLQAVIGEMLERLAPLGTEAAYSRAFLIYLVFSVISLVAALMLRGRSRA comes from the coding sequence ATGCGTTCCCGTTCCTTCTCCTATGCCTGCCTGCTTTTTGCCGCGCTGTGCGGCGCCTATTTTCTCGTCTTCTTCCAGAGACTCAGTCTCGGCGTCATCATGCCGGAACTTGCCGCGGAGCTTCAGCTTGCCCCGGCCATGACGGGCTGGCTGGGGTCCGCCTTCCTGTATGCCTACGCGGCCACGCAGATACCGGCCGGACTCATGGTGGACGGCTGGGGTCCCCGCCGGACCATGCTGCTGCTTTTCGGACTCGGCGGCGTGGGCGGCATACTCTTCGCCTCGGCCGAAGGCGCGGGGCAGGCCTTTGCGGGCAGGGCCCTTGTCGGCATGGGCATGGCCGTGGTCACCACGGCATCCTTCAAGATCATGAGCCGCTGGTTCCGCGAGGGCATCTATGCGCGCCTCGTGTCCATATTCATGGCCGTGGGCGGACTCGGCACCTTTTTTGCCGCAGCCCCTCTGGCTTCGCTCAGCGCCGGCTTCGGCTGGCGGCCGGTGTTCTGGTTCATCGCCGTTTTTTCCCTTTTCTGGGGCGCGGTGCTCTTTTTCCTGGTGAAGGACGCGCCTTCCCCCGCGCAGAGGCGGGAACTGGGCCTGCCTGACGATGCGGCGCCTTCCGCTCCTTCCGCCGCGGAACGCGGGCCGGGGGCCTTCCGGGTGCTGTTTTCCTCGCGGCAGTACAGGCTTGTGGTGCTCTGGTACCTTACGGGCGCGTCGCTGTTCTTTTCCTTCGCCGGGCTGTGGGCCGGGGATTATTACCGCAACGTGCATCATCTTTCCGCCGAATCCACGGGGGCGCTGCTTTCTCTCGGCGCTCTGAGTCTCGTCATCGGCACGCCTGCCGGGGCGTGGCTTTCCGACAGGCTGCATTCCCGCAAGATCGTGCTGGCGGCAGGCTCGCTCTGCGCGACGGCAAGCTCGCTTTCGCTCTGTTTCTGCCCCGCGCCTCTTCCGGTATGGGCGCTGTGGCTTCAGTTCGGCGGCATCTGCATCGCGGGCAACGCCACGGCGTCGGTGGTGTTCACCGCCGCGCGTGAGGCGCTTCCGTCTTCGGTGCTCGGACTTTCCACCTCCATGCTCAGCTTTTCCATTTTCGCCTGCACGGCCTGCCTTCAGGCCGTCATCGGGGAAATGCTGGAACGACTGGCCCCCCTCGGCACGGAAGCGGCGTATTCCCGGGCTTTCCTCATCTATCTCGTCTTTTCCGTCATCAGCCTCGTTGCGGCCTTGATGCTGCGCGGGCGCAGCCGGGCCTGA
- a CDS encoding ornithine cyclodeaminase family protein: MQESYLTYLNGPDVAALKMTDAEILAAVEESLRAQGLGQTRIEPRVHLVPEDSAKGHFNVLRGYIQPLHVAGVKIVGDYVDNYKQGLPSEMAVMNLFDPETGMVKAILDATSITDMRTGAVTALGAKYMARRNSRILGHIGSRGTSYWNVRLLDSLFDFEEIRVHSRRPESREAFGRRLSEDLGKPVRVVDDWESCVRGADIVVEATRLPAPCPMLKTEWIKKGAFVVPYGTMSAVELSLTDIMDKIVVDDWGQCRKGLPYGSLRPHVEADKLTQENLHAEMGQIVAGLRPGRESDDETILFWHRGLSTNDIALGCAMLEKAEKLGIGQKLRYR; the protein is encoded by the coding sequence ATGCAGGAAAGTTACCTTACCTATCTCAACGGGCCCGACGTGGCCGCCCTGAAGATGACCGACGCCGAAATTCTCGCCGCCGTGGAGGAAAGTCTCCGCGCCCAGGGCCTCGGCCAGACGCGCATTGAACCCAGGGTGCATCTTGTGCCGGAGGATTCCGCCAAGGGGCATTTCAATGTGCTGCGCGGCTACATACAGCCCCTGCACGTGGCGGGCGTGAAAATCGTGGGCGACTATGTGGACAACTACAAGCAGGGCCTGCCCTCGGAAATGGCGGTCATGAATCTGTTCGACCCCGAAACCGGCATGGTGAAGGCCATTCTCGACGCCACGTCCATCACGGACATGCGTACCGGCGCGGTGACGGCCCTGGGCGCAAAATACATGGCCCGCAGGAATTCCCGCATTCTCGGCCACATCGGTTCCCGCGGCACCTCGTACTGGAACGTGCGCCTTCTCGATTCGCTTTTCGATTTCGAGGAAATCCGCGTGCATTCGCGCAGGCCGGAAAGCCGCGAGGCCTTCGGCAGAAGACTTTCCGAAGACCTGGGCAAACCTGTGCGCGTGGTGGACGACTGGGAATCCTGCGTGAGGGGGGCCGACATCGTGGTGGAAGCCACGCGTCTGCCCGCTCCCTGCCCCATGCTGAAGACGGAATGGATCAAGAAGGGCGCCTTCGTGGTTCCCTACGGCACCATGAGCGCGGTGGAGCTTTCGCTCACCGACATCATGGACAAGATCGTGGTGGACGACTGGGGCCAGTGCCGCAAGGGCCTGCCCTACGGTTCCCTGCGCCCTCATGTGGAAGCGGACAAGCTCACGCAGGAAAACCTGCACGCCGAAATGGGGCAGATCGTGGCGGGACTCAGGCCCGGCCGTGAAAGCGACGACGAAACCATTCTCTTCTGGCATCGCGGCCTGAGCACCAACGACATCGCCCTCGGCTGCGCCATGCTGGAAAAGGCCGAAAAGCTCGGCATAGGCCAGAAGCTGCGCTACCGCTGA
- a CDS encoding phosphate/phosphite/phosphonate ABC transporter substrate-binding protein, with product MTTLIACSRLYDATPFHAEAWRTVFAEAGRLAGVDLRVVEWRAPAPLGELWKRPDMGLVFLCGRPYVQAGARHRIIGAPLGPDSGEKAVYRTLLLARAGSGWTKVEESFGARLGHMGAHSQSGYNALRFLLAPHASGRKLYAESVELETPAACLNALREGRVDVVPLDSYFYHLLVSARKELREELVILGRSPLTAMPFLAASPEAEDAVVAALRGALAEWSLAPGGEELRRALCMKSFSLPSVSDYAVLAEQEAAALRLGYPCPV from the coding sequence ATGACTACGCTTATCGCCTGTTCCCGACTGTATGACGCTACCCCCTTCCATGCGGAGGCATGGCGGACCGTGTTTGCCGAGGCGGGCAGACTTGCCGGGGTGGATCTGCGCGTCGTGGAATGGCGGGCGCCCGCGCCTCTCGGGGAGCTGTGGAAGCGGCCCGACATGGGGCTGGTGTTCCTTTGCGGGCGGCCCTATGTGCAGGCCGGAGCAAGGCACCGCATCATCGGCGCGCCTCTCGGCCCCGATTCCGGGGAAAAGGCCGTCTACCGCACGCTTCTTCTGGCGCGCGCCGGAAGCGGCTGGACGAAGGTGGAGGAGAGCTTCGGCGCAAGGCTCGGGCACATGGGCGCGCATTCGCAGTCGGGGTACAATGCGCTCCGTTTTCTGCTTGCTCCCCACGCTTCGGGCCGGAAGCTCTACGCCGAAAGCGTGGAACTCGAAACCCCGGCCGCATGTCTGAATGCCCTGCGGGAAGGGCGCGTCGACGTCGTTCCGCTGGACAGCTACTTTTATCATCTGCTTGTTTCCGCGCGAAAAGAACTGCGGGAAGAGCTCGTCATACTCGGCCGTTCTCCCCTGACGGCCATGCCCTTTCTCGCAGCGTCGCCGGAGGCGGAGGATGCCGTCGTCGCGGCGCTGCGGGGGGCTCTGGCGGAGTGGAGCCTCGCCCCGGGAGGCGAAGAGCTTCGCCGTGCGCTGTGTATGAAGAGTTTTTCCCTGCCGTCTGTTTCCGACTACGCGGTACTGGCGGAGCAGGAGGCCGCGGCGCTTCGCCTCGGCTATCCCTGCCCCGTCTGA
- a CDS encoding LysR family transcriptional regulator, translating to MIEPFSGNFLQWLRGFYAVAEYGNMSQAAESLHLKQPAVSYLVQCLEAELGVQLFHRRNKSMELTDEGRILHEKAITMFDLVKEIRSEVGSGGKAEYKGEISLSTTHSVSANIIAGPLALFHQKYPRTRFTLQSGGESSFTLDLVNSSAIDFGILAGREFPPTIEARPLFLSRLVLVCPRGSGFTRDENGVLCDPRELDGVPFVAFSSASTLSRVVTDELHKSGATPSVAATANNSAVILSYVRAGMGVTILEDFTVRRYQDTLDIYPLPGEGVLRQYSLITRRRRHLPPQSAACIDMLFRELSGSIVPL from the coding sequence ATGATAGAACCTTTCAGCGGAAACTTTCTGCAATGGCTGCGCGGCTTCTACGCCGTGGCGGAATACGGCAACATGTCGCAGGCGGCGGAAAGCCTCCATCTGAAGCAGCCCGCCGTAAGCTACCTTGTGCAGTGCCTTGAGGCGGAACTCGGGGTGCAGCTCTTCCACCGGCGGAACAAGAGCATGGAACTTACGGACGAGGGGCGCATTCTTCACGAGAAGGCCATCACCATGTTCGATCTGGTGAAGGAAATCCGCTCCGAGGTGGGCAGCGGAGGCAAGGCGGAATACAAGGGGGAGATATCGCTTTCCACCACCCACAGCGTTTCGGCCAACATCATAGCCGGGCCTCTGGCGCTCTTTCATCAGAAGTATCCGCGCACGCGCTTCACCCTGCAATCCGGCGGGGAATCGAGCTTCACGCTGGATCTGGTCAACAGTTCCGCCATCGACTTCGGCATTCTGGCGGGCAGGGAATTTCCTCCCACCATAGAGGCGCGCCCGCTGTTTCTCTCCCGTCTCGTCCTGGTCTGCCCGCGCGGCAGCGGCTTCACACGCGATGAAAACGGCGTGCTGTGCGACCCGCGGGAACTGGACGGCGTGCCCTTCGTCGCCTTCTCCTCGGCAAGCACGCTGAGCAGAGTGGTTACGGACGAACTGCACAAAAGCGGAGCCACGCCCTCCGTCGCCGCCACGGCCAACAATTCCGCCGTCATTCTCTCCTATGTGCGGGCCGGCATGGGCGTGACCATTCTGGAAGACTTCACCGTCCGCCGGTACCAAGATACGCTGGACATCTATCCTCTGCCCGGAGAAGGCGTGCTGCGCCAGTATTCTCTGATCACGCGGCGGCGCAGGCACCTGCCGCCCCAGAGCGCGGCCTGCATAGACATGCTGTTCCGGGAGCTTTCCGGCAGCATCGTGCCGCTCTGA
- a CDS encoding 4-hydroxybutyrate dehydrogenase, whose translation MLQLQFKPELHYFDTCREFAEQFRITADDVVLSNRYIYEPFFGHLNLPARVIHQEEFGAGEPTDVMVDAILERMEGFGKGRIIAIGGGTVIDIAKVLAVAPAGARTDDLYRDMAHLEAHRELVILPTTCGTGSEVTNISILNRTRLGSKTGLVSPAMFARQAVLVPELLSALPWGVFATSSIDALVHAVESALSPKATPYTLLFSHRAMELILRGYQAIRNEGREARGRFMKDFLIASNFAGLAFGTAGCAAVHALSYPLGGTYHVPHGESNYALFTAVLEVYGEAGLEGRLAELADTLAALLACRREEAFARLAELLAAILPLKRLREYGMTEQDVSLFARTVIVSQQRLLANNFRPLSEEEIAKIYASLL comes from the coding sequence ATGCTGCAACTTCAGTTCAAGCCGGAACTTCATTATTTCGATACCTGCCGGGAATTTGCGGAACAGTTCCGCATCACGGCGGATGACGTCGTACTCAGCAACAGGTATATTTACGAGCCTTTCTTCGGGCATCTGAACCTTCCCGCCCGGGTGATCCATCAGGAGGAGTTCGGAGCCGGGGAACCGACCGACGTGATGGTGGACGCCATTCTGGAGCGTATGGAAGGCTTCGGCAAAGGCCGCATCATCGCCATCGGCGGCGGCACCGTCATCGATATCGCCAAGGTGCTGGCCGTGGCTCCTGCGGGCGCGCGCACGGACGATCTTTACCGCGACATGGCGCATCTTGAGGCGCACCGGGAGCTTGTCATTCTGCCGACCACCTGCGGCACGGGGAGCGAGGTGACCAATATTTCCATCCTCAACCGGACCAGGCTGGGCAGCAAGACGGGCCTGGTTTCCCCGGCCATGTTCGCCCGTCAGGCCGTGCTCGTGCCCGAGCTGCTTTCCGCCCTGCCGTGGGGGGTGTTCGCCACAAGTTCCATCGACGCGCTGGTCCATGCCGTGGAATCGGCCCTTTCTCCAAAGGCCACGCCCTATACGCTTCTTTTCAGTCACAGGGCCATGGAACTCATCCTGCGCGGCTATCAGGCCATACGGAACGAGGGCCGGGAAGCGCGCGGAAGGTTCATGAAGGATTTCCTCATCGCCAGCAACTTTGCGGGACTGGCCTTCGGTACCGCGGGCTGTGCCGCCGTTCATGCGTTGAGCTACCCGCTGGGCGGAACGTACCATGTGCCCCACGGGGAATCCAACTACGCGCTTTTCACGGCCGTGCTCGAAGTCTACGGGGAAGCAGGGCTTGAAGGCCGCCTTGCGGAACTTGCGGATACGCTCGCCGCGCTCCTTGCCTGCCGCAGAGAGGAAGCATTTGCACGGCTTGCGGAGCTTCTTGCGGCCATCCTTCCTTTGAAGAGACTGCGCGAATACGGCATGACGGAGCAGGATGTTTCCCTTTTCGCCCGCACCGTCATTGTTTCGCAGCAGCGGCTGCTTGCCAATAATTTCAGGCCGCTTTCCGAGGAGGAGATAGCGAAGATATACGCTTCCCTCCTGTAG
- a CDS encoding glycyl-radical enzyme activating protein: protein MSRESMPLLISGIQHFSPCPGHGLRTTVFFTGCPLRCYWCCNPECRRNRPVLVCNTEKCIGPAVCRHCVGACPHDAIYVSKNAIRVARDRCTDCGECVSRCPSGALFMSGRAMSLEEIMEDILKDKDYIMNGGGITLSGGEPMMHPQQAADLMRLAHEEGLHTAMETCGFFDLDAPHTIAALRETDLLFFDIKHSDPLAHRRGTGVDNSRILCNFQRIVEEFPGLEINSRTLVVPGFNDDTVTMRNIARIVKKTGSFFHILETCSTLCGDKYAQMGLPFGYDRLSLPQDRLEAIADVFQEEGLSVEIR from the coding sequence ATGTCCCGTGAATCCATGCCGCTGCTCATCAGTGGAATCCAGCATTTTTCTCCCTGTCCCGGGCACGGCCTGCGTACCACCGTGTTCTTCACGGGCTGCCCGCTGCGCTGCTACTGGTGCTGCAATCCCGAATGCCGCCGCAACAGGCCCGTGCTCGTTTGCAATACGGAAAAGTGCATCGGGCCTGCCGTTTGCAGGCACTGCGTGGGAGCCTGCCCGCACGACGCCATTTATGTGAGCAAGAACGCCATCCGCGTGGCGCGCGACCGCTGTACCGACTGCGGGGAATGCGTGTCCCGCTGTCCTTCGGGCGCGCTGTTCATGAGCGGCCGCGCCATGAGCCTTGAAGAGATCATGGAGGATATCCTCAAGGACAAGGATTACATCATGAACGGCGGCGGCATTACCCTGAGCGGCGGGGAACCCATGATGCACCCGCAGCAGGCGGCCGATCTCATGCGCCTTGCCCATGAGGAAGGGCTGCATACGGCCATGGAAACCTGCGGCTTCTTCGACCTCGACGCACCGCATACCATAGCCGCGCTGCGTGAGACGGATCTTCTTTTCTTCGACATCAAGCACAGCGATCCTCTGGCGCACCGCAGGGGCACGGGGGTGGACAATTCCCGCATTCTCTGCAACTTCCAGCGCATCGTGGAAGAATTTCCCGGCCTTGAGATCAACAGCCGCACCCTTGTCGTTCCCGGTTTCAACGACGATACGGTCACCATGCGCAACATCGCCCGCATCGTGAAAAAGACGGGGTCCTTCTTCCATATTCTGGAAACATGTTCCACCCTCTGCGGGGACAAGTACGCCCAGATGGGCCTGCCTTTCGGCTACGACCGTCTTTCCCTGCCGCAGGACAGGCTGGAAGCCATTGCGGACGTATTCCAGGAAGAAGGCCTTTCCGTGGAAATCCGCTGA
- a CDS encoding sigma 54-interacting transcriptional regulator — MSKTMRDEKLPQSSLSFLPHESVRAFTDALSSGVLLVDAEGVVYHINQAARLLHQGGSIPKTGFPLADASPHDWVEVRKVLATGIPQICSLLRLPMATVVVSRMPLEYNGVTAGVITMMQDINNFSAIIHEFPEYANLAREFETVVDQFEDIFLTLNSRGVIRNVNSAYEKLILLGRQGLVGRHIEDIQRSPRNLVALFKKAGASGTRVTMPVTLPTGQTYQGSATPAFDDSGNLFRVMLQLKSEAAPQPEAETSAVSAAPKPGIPSAELQRICNASGFTVHSSVKNQVVQQALKVSKTNSCVLITGESGVGKTMLASLIHNNSSRSSRPFVVINCGAIPEQLLESELFGYEKGAFTGASAHGKMGLIETADKGTLFLDEIGELQYSLQSKLLEVFEKKSFIRVGGTKRTSVDIRILAATNKNLAEEVEKGSFRRDLFYRLNVIPNVIPPLRERPEDVRAMIDQLIEQYNTQNDASKTMSPELLRWLLRYPFRGNMRELVNIMEWLLVMSEGDTLGLHDLPARLQQEYQLTAKERMEPVSLPDISQPPPPSGGACFSAGLQEGTLSLKDAMAAFEKEYLERAMEKYGTIQAVSEALDVHFSTLWRKLVKYELVQKHAAQEKKYVP; from the coding sequence ATGTCGAAAACCATGAGAGACGAGAAGCTTCCCCAGTCATCGCTTTCCTTTCTTCCCCATGAAAGCGTGCGCGCCTTTACCGACGCGCTCTCTTCCGGGGTGCTGCTGGTGGATGCCGAGGGCGTAGTCTACCATATCAATCAGGCCGCACGGCTCCTGCACCAGGGGGGAAGCATTCCGAAGACGGGTTTTCCCCTGGCCGATGCCAGCCCGCACGACTGGGTGGAGGTGCGCAAGGTTCTTGCCACGGGCATTCCGCAGATCTGTTCCCTCCTGCGCCTGCCCATGGCCACGGTGGTGGTCAGCCGTATGCCTCTGGAGTACAACGGCGTCACGGCGGGCGTCATTACCATGATGCAGGACATCAACAACTTCAGCGCCATCATCCACGAGTTTCCCGAATATGCGAATCTGGCGCGGGAATTTGAAACCGTGGTCGATCAGTTCGAGGATATTTTCCTCACGCTGAACAGCCGCGGCGTCATCCGCAACGTGAATTCCGCCTACGAAAAGCTCATTCTTCTGGGCAGGCAGGGACTTGTGGGGAGGCATATCGAAGACATTCAGCGTTCTCCCCGCAACCTCGTGGCGCTTTTCAAAAAGGCGGGAGCTTCGGGAACGCGGGTCACCATGCCCGTCACGCTGCCCACGGGGCAGACCTATCAGGGCAGCGCCACCCCCGCCTTCGATGATTCGGGCAATCTTTTCCGCGTGATGCTCCAGCTCAAAAGCGAGGCCGCGCCTCAGCCGGAAGCGGAAACGAGCGCCGTTTCCGCCGCTCCCAAGCCCGGCATCCCCTCCGCGGAGCTTCAGCGCATCTGCAATGCCTCGGGTTTTACGGTGCACAGTTCCGTCAAGAATCAGGTGGTGCAGCAGGCCCTCAAGGTGAGCAAGACGAATTCCTGCGTGCTCATCACCGGCGAATCGGGAGTGGGCAAGACCATGCTGGCCTCCCTCATCCACAACAACAGCAGCCGCAGTTCCCGGCCCTTCGTGGTCATCAACTGCGGCGCCATTCCCGAACAGCTTCTGGAAAGCGAGCTTTTCGGCTACGAGAAGGGGGCCTTCACCGGCGCCAGCGCCCACGGCAAGATGGGACTTATCGAAACGGCGGACAAGGGCACGCTTTTTCTGGACGAAATCGGCGAGCTGCAATACAGTCTTCAGTCCAAGCTGCTGGAAGTGTTTGAGAAAAAGTCCTTCATCCGCGTAGGCGGCACGAAGCGCACCTCGGTGGACATACGCATCCTTGCCGCCACCAACAAGAATCTGGCCGAAGAGGTGGAGAAGGGGAGTTTCCGGCGCGACCTTTTCTACAGGCTCAACGTCATTCCCAACGTCATTCCGCCCCTGCGCGAGCGGCCGGAAGACGTCCGCGCCATGATCGATCAGCTCATAGAGCAGTACAACACGCAGAACGACGCCTCCAAGACCATGTCGCCGGAACTTCTGCGCTGGCTTCTGCGTTACCCCTTCCGGGGCAACATGCGCGAGCTCGTCAACATCATGGAATGGCTGCTGGTCATGAGCGAGGGCGATACCCTCGGCCTGCACGATCTGCCCGCGCGCCTGCAGCAGGAGTATCAGCTCACCGCAAAGGAGCGCATGGAGCCCGTTTCTCTGCCCGATATTTCCCAGCCTCCGCCCCCTTCGGGAGGGGCTTGCTTTTCCGCGGGGCTTCAGGAAGGAACCTTGTCTCTCAAGGACGCCATGGCCGCCTTTGAAAAGGAATATCTGGAAAGGGCCATGGAAAAGTACGGCACCATTCAGGCCGTTTCCGAAGCGCTGGACGTGCATTTCTCCACGCTGTGGCGCAAGCTGGTGAAGTATGAACTGGTGCAGAAACATGCCGCGCAGGAGAAAAAATATGTCCCGTGA
- a CDS encoding pyruvate formate lyase family protein, with amino-acid sequence MNQISLPAPYRRPSRLARRISRIAASRPRLFMGRALYFTESMRETENLPLPLRWAKALVHVLDHVPVELSPDEMLAGSFGSGRCGIFYPELDSAFLEDEDFAPEEFLISGGDMELARTRILPYWHGRTYQEHFYSELPPELKNLLYINGDASHPAFIVQETATVRHSLQWALDYDKVLRRGFRGIAEEAEKKLAEAPAEKRDFYEAVLEICRGVRRFAERFAALAEEQALGAATEEFRKERLALAERCRRVPWEPAESFADAVQAQWFTQMVSRMEAEYGGNISNGRMDQYLRPLYEKDIASGVLTQQKAREYLDDLWCHLAQFVRLKPSPTGAKIYEDLAHWEFTTLGGRLASGGDATNALSFLILRSASEFPLDYPYLGVRIHKDTPEEFLREICRATQKNGASPVLFNDETIIARQTANGATAEEARDYCGSGYSEARLINKDTYFVGATWLNLPAVLEMALHDGYCSPKPSRRTGLSTGPAEAIGSFEQLMELFRRQLLHILDMAFRQQGILERLRPRHIASPLLSCLHDLCMKHGVDMSVGAVPEGRSIGGFLGIIGFATVVDSLAAIDTLVFRQKKLSLRELLDILAVNFEGHEDVRQLCLNSPKYGNRIPWVDDIGRHIDRLLLTRARSEVNSYGGRGEIFYVPVKAHIAMGRVSGATADGRFAGNNFSFGVTPSHLVRTLGPTVSLSSETAVQNPDIPSLGARVMFSTLLPGQICGEAGVEALMSLLQTWCRQQHWFLRFQILTPAELTVLRNSPYEYNSLFLNVPGLNAQGYSFPSAAFSCRCPLQKAR; translated from the coding sequence ATGAATCAGATCTCTCTTCCCGCGCCGTACAGGAGGCCTTCGCGTCTTGCCCGGCGCATCAGCCGCATAGCCGCTTCGCGTCCCCGCCTGTTCATGGGCAGGGCGCTGTACTTCACCGAGTCCATGCGGGAAACGGAGAATCTGCCTCTTCCCCTGCGCTGGGCGAAGGCTCTCGTGCATGTGCTCGATCATGTTCCCGTGGAACTTTCTCCCGACGAGATGCTTGCCGGTTCCTTCGGTTCCGGCCGCTGCGGCATCTTCTATCCCGAACTCGACAGCGCCTTTCTGGAAGACGAGGATTTCGCTCCCGAGGAGTTTCTGATTTCAGGCGGCGACATGGAGCTTGCCCGCACGCGGATACTTCCCTACTGGCACGGCCGCACCTATCAGGAGCATTTTTATTCCGAGCTGCCGCCGGAGCTGAAGAACCTTCTCTACATCAACGGCGACGCCTCGCATCCCGCCTTCATCGTGCAGGAAACGGCCACGGTGCGTCATTCGCTCCAGTGGGCGCTGGACTACGACAAGGTGCTGCGGCGGGGATTCCGGGGCATTGCGGAGGAGGCGGAGAAAAAGCTCGCGGAAGCTCCGGCGGAAAAGCGGGATTTTTACGAGGCGGTGCTGGAAATCTGCCGGGGGGTACGGCGTTTTGCCGAACGCTTTGCCGCCCTTGCCGAGGAACAGGCTCTCGGGGCGGCGACGGAGGAATTCCGCAAGGAGCGTCTCGCCCTTGCCGAACGCTGCCGCCGCGTGCCGTGGGAACCTGCGGAAAGCTTTGCCGACGCCGTTCAGGCCCAGTGGTTCACGCAGATGGTTTCCCGCATGGAGGCGGAGTACGGCGGCAACATCAGCAACGGCCGCATGGACCAGTATCTCCGGCCTCTGTACGAGAAGGACATTGCCTCCGGCGTGCTGACGCAGCAGAAGGCGCGTGAGTATCTCGACGATCTGTGGTGTCACCTTGCCCAGTTCGTGCGCCTCAAGCCTTCGCCCACGGGCGCCAAGATTTATGAGGATCTCGCCCACTGGGAATTCACCACCCTGGGCGGCAGGCTCGCTTCCGGCGGCGACGCCACCAACGCTCTTTCCTTCCTGATTCTGCGTTCGGCCTCGGAATTTCCGCTGGACTATCCGTATCTCGGCGTGCGTATCCATAAGGACACGCCGGAGGAATTTCTGAGGGAGATATGCCGCGCCACCCAGAAAAACGGCGCAAGTCCCGTGCTTTTCAACGACGAGACCATCATCGCGCGGCAGACGGCCAACGGAGCCACGGCGGAGGAGGCGCGCGACTACTGCGGCAGCGGCTATTCCGAGGCGAGGCTCATCAACAAGGACACCTATTTCGTGGGAGCCACCTGGCTGAACCTGCCCGCCGTGCTGGAAATGGCCCTGCACGACGGCTACTGTTCCCCCAAGCCTTCCCGCCGCACGGGCCTTTCCACGGGGCCTGCCGAGGCCATAGGCTCCTTTGAACAGCTCATGGAGCTTTTCCGGCGTCAGCTTCTGCACATTCTCGACATGGCCTTCCGGCAGCAGGGCATACTGGAGCGCCTGCGGCCTCGGCACATCGCTTCTCCGCTGCTTTCCTGCCTGCATGATCTGTGCATGAAACACGGGGTGGACATGTCCGTGGGGGCCGTGCCCGAAGGCCGCAGCATCGGCGGTTTTCTCGGCATCATCGGCTTCGCCACCGTGGTGGATTCCCTGGCCGCCATAGACACGCTGGTCTTCCGGCAGAAGAAGCTTTCCCTGCGTGAACTTCTGGATATTCTCGCGGTGAACTTCGAAGGGCATGAGGACGTGCGTCAGCTCTGCCTGAACTCGCCCAAATACGGCAACCGCATCCCCTGGGTGGACGACATCGGCCGCCACATCGACAGGCTGCTCCTCACAAGAGCGAGGAGCGAGGTGAACAGCTACGGCGGCAGGGGGGAAATCTTCTATGTGCCGGTGAAGGCGCACATCGCCATGGGCCGCGTTTCGGGAGCCACGGCGGACGGGCGTTTCGCAGGCAACAATTTTTCTTTCGGCGTCACCCCCTCGCACCTGGTGAGGACGCTCGGTCCCACGGTGTCGCTCAGTTCGGAAACGGCGGTGCAGAATCCCGATATTCCCTCCCTCGGGGCGCGGGTCATGTTCTCCACGCTTCTGCCCGGGCAGATATGCGGAGAGGCGGGCGTGGAGGCGCTCATGAGCCTGCTTCAGACATGGTGCCGTCAGCAGCACTGGTTCCTGCGTTTTCAGATATTGACGCCGGCGGAATTGACGGTGCTGCGCAATTCACCGTATGAATACAACAGCCTGTTTTTGAATGTTCCCGGCCTCAACGCGCAGGGCTATTCCTTCCCTTCGGCGGCGTTTTCCTGCAGATGTCCGCTTCAGAAAGCCCGGTAG